From a region of the Helianthus annuus cultivar XRQ/B chromosome 5, HanXRQr2.0-SUNRISE, whole genome shotgun sequence genome:
- the LOC110944157 gene encoding uncharacterized protein LOC110944157: MGDSFQLKGINLNQYLIVVNGVWRWRTSSDEFFSVKQVRKDLEDAKWADVPDDPELVWNGWATPKGNLLLWRALIGRIASREGLVRRGVPVADVGCPRCGLEPESPNHIFCTCLWAKCIWWNVLAWTRIRFPAECSTLVDLVRVIKESPGSPIWKRLVYTIVIATVWRIWSARNAKVFEGTFIPVMKSVELIKEDSFLWFCNRAKIKNPSWDKWVVFDVLDIL, encoded by the coding sequence ATGGGTGATTCTTTTCAATTGAAAGGAATCAATTTGAATCAATATTTGATTGTTGTCAATGGCGTCTGGAGATGGAGGACATCTTCAGATGAGTTCTTTTCGGTCAAACAGGTCAGGAAAGATCTTGAAGACGCTAAATGGGCCGATGTGCCAGATGATCCTGAACTTGTCTGGAATGGTTGGGCCACACCGAAAGGTAATCTCCTTCTGTGGAGAGCCCTCATTGGAAGAATAGCCTCGAGAGAGGGGTTGGTTCGTAGGGGGGTTCCGGTGGCTGATGTTGGGTGCCCTCGTTGTGGGCTCGAACCAGAAAGCCCAAATCATATTTTTTGTACCTGTTTGTGGGCTAAATGCATTTGGTGGAACGTGTTAGCCTGGACCCGCATTCGTTTTCCGGCTGAGTGTTCCACTCTGGTGGACTTAGTCAGGGTTATTAAAGAAAGCCCGGGCAGCCCTATTTGGAAACGTCTAGTGTACACCATTGTCATTGCCACGGTCTGGAGGATTTGGAGTGCCAGGAACGCGAAGGTCTTCGAAGGTACCTTTATCCCGGTTATGAAGTCGGTGGAGTTAATTAAGGAGGACTCTTTTCTTTGGTTCTGTAATAGAGCCAAGATTAAGAACCCGTCTTGGGATAAATGGGTAGTGTTTGATGTTTTAGACATTTTGTAA